Proteins encoded by one window of Cylindrospermum stagnale PCC 7417:
- a CDS encoding NACHT domain-containing protein, with the protein MAKRSLQASDEGVRKAKQAFKRKGWTQEYLAAEVGLETRQPIWKFFTGKPIDRHAFHDICFILELDPSEIAQKPAVDESTTVDIPTDHSLNIDALVQKLRSEHYEKIQSQCGTSYLLDIAKPINLNELYVDVNILEEITHQKWLEISNLPKIDFNEFDRFSLGKVHQKRVWGIDAVVKYSHLMVLGKPGSGKTTFLQSLAISCNQGLFQADYLPIFISLKNLAEDTRLLTHISLCNYLSEYFINLGISEQELITVLAHGKALILLDGLDEVIAEDASQIINKIHIFIDKYYKNKIIITCRIASQYYKFQGFTEVEIADFTKLQIVAFAQKWFLAVAKNTPADANTLADKFMKKLEQAENGQILELASTPILLNLTCLVFQFIEDFPTNRAELYKQGLNLLLVRWDEVRGIKRDQIYGDLSLLHKIKLLSYVAAITFAQGDYFLPETKMRQLIAGYLRQLPQGSTDADALELESGAVLKAIEEQHGLLIARARGIYSFSHLTFQEYFTAREIVAHANSQTLSEFVTHFVEKRWREVFLLTVEMLQPADDLLHLMKQKVNALAIANPKLQDFLNWVWQKSLTVDTPYHPASVRAFYFTIALPPEEPLARNHNLAITLDHRLAGNLAVDLALDLALIHALGVSLAITAEIFFQRFSAICLALDLQHLLENEPSLQNLLQELRNQLPSPNHGRQALKIWWQANGQAWAEKLRTVMISDRLIGDDWQFNPEEWQHLQQYWDANKLLLDCLNSAANVTPQVRDSIKKSLFLIENKNLT; encoded by the coding sequence ATGGCAAAGCGATCGCTTCAAGCATCAGATGAAGGCGTGAGAAAAGCTAAACAGGCTTTTAAGCGCAAAGGCTGGACACAAGAATATTTAGCTGCTGAAGTAGGTTTAGAAACTCGCCAGCCTATTTGGAAGTTTTTTACTGGTAAGCCTATTGACCGCCATGCCTTCCATGATATATGTTTTATCCTAGAGCTAGACCCTTCAGAAATTGCTCAAAAGCCTGCTGTCGATGAATCCACCACTGTAGATATCCCTACTGATCACAGTCTAAATATTGATGCCTTAGTACAAAAACTGCGGTCTGAGCACTACGAAAAAATTCAATCCCAGTGCGGTACTTCTTACCTTTTGGATATTGCCAAACCTATTAACTTAAATGAGCTTTATGTTGATGTTAATATCCTAGAGGAAATTACTCATCAAAAATGGCTAGAAATTAGCAATCTGCCAAAAATTGACTTCAATGAGTTTGACCGCTTTAGCTTAGGCAAAGTACATCAAAAACGAGTTTGGGGGATAGATGCAGTTGTTAAATATTCCCATTTGATGGTATTGGGAAAGCCAGGCTCTGGTAAAACTACATTTTTGCAATCACTTGCTATTAGTTGTAATCAAGGACTGTTTCAAGCGGATTATCTACCAATTTTTATCAGTCTGAAAAACCTGGCTGAGGATACTAGACTCCTCACCCATATTAGTTTATGTAACTACCTGAGTGAATACTTTATAAATCTAGGCATTTCCGAGCAAGAACTGATTACAGTATTAGCTCATGGTAAAGCTCTTATTTTGCTAGATGGTTTAGATGAAGTTATTGCCGAAGATGCTAGTCAAATTATCAATAAAATTCATATATTTATTGATAAGTACTATAAAAATAAGATAATAATCACTTGTCGAATCGCTAGTCAATATTATAAATTTCAGGGTTTTACCGAAGTTGAAATTGCTGATTTTACTAAATTACAAATTGTTGCTTTTGCCCAAAAATGGTTTTTGGCAGTCGCGAAGAATACTCCAGCAGATGCCAACACCTTAGCAGATAAATTTATGAAAAAGCTAGAACAGGCAGAAAATGGGCAAATTTTGGAGTTAGCTTCCACACCAATTTTGCTGAATCTCACCTGCTTAGTATTTCAGTTTATAGAAGATTTTCCAACTAACCGCGCTGAACTTTATAAACAAGGATTGAATCTGCTGTTGGTTCGCTGGGATGAAGTTAGGGGGATTAAACGAGATCAGATTTATGGTGATTTGTCGTTGCTACATAAAATTAAGTTGCTCAGTTATGTAGCAGCAATTACTTTTGCCCAAGGGGATTACTTTCTGCCAGAAACTAAAATGCGGCAACTGATAGCCGGATATTTACGCCAACTTCCTCAAGGAAGCACTGATGCAGATGCTTTGGAATTAGAGAGTGGGGCTGTTTTAAAAGCAATTGAGGAGCAACATGGGTTATTAATCGCCAGAGCACGGGGCATTTATTCTTTTTCTCATTTAACTTTTCAAGAGTATTTCACTGCTAGAGAAATTGTTGCCCATGCCAATAGTCAAACTTTGTCTGAATTCGTGACGCACTTTGTTGAAAAGCGTTGGCGGGAAGTATTTTTACTTACTGTAGAAATGTTGCAACCTGCTGATGATTTATTGCATTTAATGAAACAAAAAGTTAATGCTTTAGCGATCGCCAATCCAAAATTACAGGATTTTCTGAACTGGGTATGGCAAAAATCTCTGACAGTAGATACACCCTATCACCCAGCTAGTGTGCGTGCTTTTTACTTTACTATTGCCTTACCCCCAGAAGAGCCTCTAGCCCGTAACCACAATTTGGCGATCACGTTGGATCATCGGTTGGCTGGTAATCTTGCCGTTGATCTAGCCTTGGATCTGGCTCTGATTCATGCTCTAGGTGTGAGTCTGGCGATCACTGCTGAGATTTTTTTCCAACGTTTCTCGGCTATATGTTTAGCACTGGATCTTCAGCATCTGCTAGAGAATGAACCGTCTTTACAAAATTTGCTGCAAGAACTAAGAAATCAGCTACCCTCCCCGAATCATGGCAGACAAGCGCTAAAAATATGGTGGCAGGCTAATGGACAAGCTTGGGCTGAGAAATTGCGAACTGTGATGATTAGCGATCGCCTTATTGGTGATGATTGGCAATTCAACCCAGAAGAATGGCAGCATCTACAACAATACTGGGATGCTAACAAATTACTGCTAGATTGCCTCAACAGTGCTGCTAATGTCACTCCTCAGGTGCGAGACTCCATCAAGAAAAGTTTATTTTTAATCGAAAATAAAAATCTGACTTGA